One genomic segment of Sphingobacteriales bacterium includes these proteins:
- a CDS encoding transketolase yields MPRNTTTKQPVSAAEIAAITGKNLTWDEFCTEVLNDFYLANASREMSILGRKEVLGGKAKFGILGDGKEVVQLAMAKVFQNGDFRSGYYRDQTLMMALGLLTPQQFFAQLYANTNPQQEPNSAGRCMNGHYATASLNDDGSWKNLSQLKNSSADVSPTACQMVRAVGLALASKKYRECAALHNETDFSNQGNEITFATIGDASTSEGIFWEAINAAGVLQIPLAVTVYDDGYGISVPKKYQTTKQSISESLSGMAYDEKNKEGMYIITGHGWDYAGLCKMYQKAVPNIRKKHAPALFHIQEVTQQLGHSTSGDHRRYKSEERLKWEVEMDCLLHFKNWIIEHKIADAEALQNIANQAIADVRQQKNAAWKELNQPIQANLAELLSLYDAIANEGTHPEKMQQLRLDLSKLLNPTQREIAQSARKTLLQLRNATNTSGIINLKRFTNELMQTQKQIFTSFLTSPFPNSALKVPHIKAEYTANSPQVNGYEIMVACFDAILAREPRFFAFGEDLGKIGDVNQGFSGLQEKYGKQRVFDTGIREATIVGQGLGMAMRGLRPLAEIQYLDYLLYALQTLSDDAATLLYRTAGKQKAPLIVRTRGHRLEGIWHTGSPMGVILHALRGMYVVVPRNMTQAAGLYNTLLQADDPALVIECLNGYRLKETLPDNIGSFTVPLGVVETLRIGTDLTIVTYGSCCRIVMDAAEQLAAIGIDCEVIDVQSLLPFDLNHNIAASVQKTNRLLIVDEDVPGGASAYILQHVVEVQGAYRWLDSPPATLTAVENRAAYGSDGDYFCKPSAEDIVEKVYAIMNEVTPAIFKEYLG; encoded by the coding sequence ATGCCTCGTAATACCACCACCAAACAGCCTGTTTCGGCAGCCGAAATAGCCGCTATTACCGGAAAAAACTTAACTTGGGATGAATTTTGTACCGAAGTTTTGAACGATTTTTACTTAGCAAACGCCAGCCGCGAAATGAGCATTTTAGGCCGGAAAGAGGTTTTAGGTGGCAAAGCAAAATTTGGAATTTTAGGCGATGGCAAAGAAGTGGTACAGTTGGCAATGGCCAAAGTGTTTCAAAACGGCGATTTTAGGTCGGGATATTACCGCGACCAAACCTTAATGATGGCACTTGGTTTGCTTACCCCTCAACAATTTTTCGCCCAGTTGTACGCCAATACAAATCCGCAGCAAGAGCCAAACAGCGCAGGCCGCTGCATGAATGGTCATTACGCTACAGCTAGTTTGAACGATGATGGCTCGTGGAAAAATTTATCGCAACTAAAAAACAGTTCGGCAGATGTATCGCCAACAGCTTGCCAAATGGTGCGGGCCGTAGGCTTGGCTTTGGCCTCAAAAAAATACAGAGAATGTGCCGCACTGCATAACGAAACTGATTTTTCGAACCAGGGCAACGAAATTACTTTTGCCACCATAGGCGATGCCAGCACCAGCGAAGGTATTTTTTGGGAGGCCATTAACGCCGCAGGCGTACTGCAAATTCCGTTGGCAGTAACCGTTTACGATGATGGTTACGGCATATCAGTGCCTAAAAAGTATCAAACAACAAAGCAAAGCATCAGCGAATCGCTTAGCGGCATGGCTTATGACGAAAAAAATAAAGAGGGGATGTATATTATAACCGGACATGGATGGGATTATGCCGGATTATGTAAAATGTATCAAAAAGCAGTTCCAAATATCCGGAAAAAACACGCGCCCGCCTTATTTCACATCCAAGAGGTAACGCAGCAACTTGGCCACTCAACATCTGGCGACCATAGGCGTTACAAATCGGAAGAACGCCTAAAATGGGAAGTGGAAATGGATTGCCTACTGCATTTTAAAAACTGGATTATAGAACACAAAATTGCAGATGCCGAAGCCTTACAAAATATTGCCAACCAAGCCATTGCAGACGTTCGCCAACAAAAAAATGCCGCTTGGAAAGAACTGAACCAACCCATACAGGCGAATTTAGCTGAACTGTTGAGTTTGTACGATGCCATAGCCAACGAGGGCACGCATCCGGAGAAAATGCAGCAATTACGCCTCGACCTCTCAAAACTGCTAAACCCTACCCAGCGCGAAATAGCCCAATCGGCACGCAAAACTCTATTACAACTGCGCAACGCCACAAATACCTCCGGTATAATTAATTTGAAGCGTTTTACAAACGAGTTAATGCAAACACAAAAACAAATTTTTACCTCGTTTTTAACCAGTCCCTTTCCAAACTCAGCACTCAAGGTGCCACATATAAAGGCAGAATACACTGCAAATAGCCCTCAGGTAAATGGCTACGAGATTATGGTTGCTTGCTTTGATGCCATTTTAGCACGCGAGCCTCGCTTTTTTGCTTTTGGCGAAGACCTGGGCAAAATTGGCGATGTAAACCAAGGATTTAGTGGACTGCAAGAAAAATACGGCAAACAGCGGGTTTTTGATACCGGAATTCGCGAAGCCACCATTGTTGGGCAGGGCTTAGGAATGGCCATGCGCGGGCTGCGCCCCTTGGCCGAAATACAATATTTAGACTATTTACTGTATGCGCTTCAAACGCTTAGCGATGATGCCGCTACCTTATTGTACCGTACTGCCGGAAAACAAAAAGCACCCTTAATTGTGCGCACACGTGGCCATCGTTTAGAAGGTATTTGGCATACTGGCTCGCCAATGGGGGTAATTTTACACGCCTTGCGCGGTATGTACGTGGTAGTGCCCCGAAATATGACCCAAGCCGCCGGACTTTATAATACCTTACTGCAAGCAGATGACCCCGCCTTGGTAATTGAGTGTTTAAACGGATACCGGCTAAAAGAAACGCTTCCGGATAATATTGGCAGTTTTACCGTTCCGCTGGGTGTGGTTGAAACTTTGCGCATAGGCACCGACCTTACCATTGTTACCTATGGCTCGTGCTGCCGTATTGTTATGGATGCCGCCGAGCAATTAGCGGCTATCGGTATAGATTGCGAAGTAATTGACGTGCAAAGTTTACTGCCTTTCGATTTAAACCACAACATTGCTGCTTCGGTGCAAAAAACAAACAGACTGTTAATTGTTGATGAAGATGTGCCCGGAGGTGCATCGGCCTATATTTTGCAACATGTTGTTGAGGTGCAAGGTGCTTACCGCTGGTTAGACAGCCCGCCCGCTACCCTTACCGCCGTTGAAAACCGCGCCGCTTACGGCAGCGATGGCGATTATTTTTGCAAACCCAGCGCCGAAGATATTGTAGAAAAAGTGTACGCAATAATGAACGAAGTTACACCCGCAATCTTTAAAGAATATTTGGGGTAG
- a CDS encoding ABC transporter permease, translated as MIQYLIKRILYGILVLFGVIIIVFFLFNGLGDPARQTMGQRADVATLEAVKKELGLDKPLMTRFGLYLNDLLPISIHENTPENQQKYNYKKILNIGNNNVIAAKWPFLRKSYQNNRPVGEILLEALPKTIILSLVAMTLATILGVFLGMLAAIKQFSWLDNSIVVSSILGVSQPSYFTGIILALIFGYWLKDYTGLNYTGSLYEMNDLGEETLNLKNLILPAIALGIRPLAVIVQLARSSMVEVLSQDYIRTAYAKGLNPWGVVIKHALRNALNPVVTAVSGWLAGTLAGAYFIEIIFDYKGLGFVTINALSNLDFPVAMGAVLFTASLFVVINILVDMLYGLLDPRVTL; from the coding sequence ATGATACAATACCTTATTAAACGAATTTTATATGGCATTTTAGTGCTGTTTGGTGTAATAATAATTGTGTTTTTTTTATTTAATGGCTTAGGCGACCCCGCACGGCAAACAATGGGGCAACGCGCCGATGTAGCCACCCTCGAAGCGGTAAAAAAAGAATTAGGATTAGATAAACCATTAATGACACGGTTTGGTTTGTATCTAAACGACTTGCTACCAATATCAATACACGAAAATACCCCCGAAAACCAACAGAAATACAACTATAAAAAAATACTAAATATTGGCAATAACAACGTAATAGCAGCCAAATGGCCATTTTTGCGTAAGTCGTACCAAAATAACCGACCCGTGGGCGAAATTTTACTCGAAGCCCTGCCAAAAACCATTATCTTAAGTTTGGTGGCCATGACTTTGGCTACTATTTTGGGCGTTTTTTTGGGCATGTTGGCGGCTATAAAACAATTTTCGTGGCTCGATAACAGCATTGTTGTAAGTTCGATATTAGGTGTTTCGCAGCCCTCGTATTTTACCGGAATTATATTAGCTCTTATTTTTGGCTATTGGCTTAAAGATTATACCGGACTTAATTATACCGGAAGTCTCTACGAAATGAACGACTTAGGCGAGGAAACGCTAAATCTTAAAAATCTTATTTTACCTGCCATAGCCTTGGGTATCAGGCCATTGGCTGTTATTGTGCAGTTAGCCCGCAGCAGTATGGTCGAGGTATTAAGCCAAGACTACATACGCACCGCTTACGCGAAAGGATTAAACCCTTGGGGCGTAGTGATTAAACACGCCTTGCGCAATGCGCTTAACCCGGTTGTTACCGCCGTTTCGGGGTGGTTGGCCGGCACCTTAGCCGGGGCGTATTTTATTGAAATAATTTTCGACTACAAAGGACTGGGTTTTGTTACCATTAACGCACTTAGCAACCTCGATTTTCCGGTTGCTATGGGAGCGGTATTGTTTACTGCAAGTTTGTTTGTAGTAATTAATATTTTGGTTGATATGCTATACGGCTTGCTCGACCCACGTGTTACTTTATAA